Proteins encoded within one genomic window of Hevea brasiliensis isolate MT/VB/25A 57/8 chromosome 8, ASM3005281v1, whole genome shotgun sequence:
- the LOC110645550 gene encoding PRA1 family protein B3 → MAAPTIPISNPQSQSQSQPPIATPAFRAFISRLSSSIRHGLSQCRPWSELIDRNSMARPDSLSEAASRIRKNLSYFKVNYVTLLAIVLAFSLLSNPFSLFVLLCLLAAWMFLYLFRPLDQPLVVFGRTFSDRETLGVLVVLTIVVVFLTSVGSLLISALMVGLAIVCAHGAFRVPEDLFLDDSEPANVGFLSFLGGAASSAAAAAAPAVASRV, encoded by the coding sequence ATGGCTGCTCCAACGATCCCGATTTCAAATCCCCAGTCCCAATCACAATCCCAACCTCCAATCGCCACTCCTGCCTTTCGTGCATTCATCTCACGCCTCTCATCCTCGATCCGCCATGGCTTATCCCAGTGCCGCCCTTGGTCAGAACTCATTGACCGGAACTCCATGGCCCGACCGGATTCCCTTTCCGAAGCTGCCTCCCGGATCCGGAAAAATCTATCTTACTTTAAAGTCAATTACGTTACCTTACTCGCAATTGTACTCGCTTTCTCCCTCTTGTCTAATCCTTTCTCTCTCTTCGTCCTCCTCTGCCTCCTCGCCGCTTGGATGTTTCTATACCTCTTTCGACCGTTGGATCAGCCTCTTGTTGTTTTTGGTAGAACCTTCTCTGATCGTGAAACCCTAGGTGTGTTGGTGGTGTTGACGATTGTGGTGGTGTTTTTGACCAGCGTTGGCTCGCTTCTGATCTCCGCTTTGATGGTTGGATTGGCCATCGTGTGTGCTCACGGTGCGTTTAGGGTGCCTGAGGATCTGTTCCTGGACGATTCAGAGCCTGCAAACGTTGGATTCCTCTCTTTCCTCGGTGGTGCCGCCTCCTCAGCTGCCGCCGCGGCAGCTCCCGCCGTTGCATCCCGTGTATGA